In a genomic window of Maricaulis maris MCS10:
- a CDS encoding ribonuclease J, with protein MNLNLYGYGPEGKQKWIIVDCGVTFGDLTTPGVDLIMPDPRFIEERRDDLIGMVLTHAHEDHMGAVAHLWRRLRCPIWATPFTAWLVRDRLREYGLLDEVELHEMALDCRFDLGPFNLQLVTLTHSIPEPNGIAIRTPAGMVLHTGDWKIDPAPMIGEATDIDALTAIGNEGVLAMVCDSTNVFSPGESGSEGDVREELIKVVGECKTGKVAIASFASNVARLQSSIEAAEANGRRVCLVGRSMHRMTAAAKAVGMLKHVKDFVSEEEASSFPASKILYLCTGSQGEPRAALSRIAAGNHRNVSLSRDDTVIFSSRVIPGNELGIFELQNQLAERGVHIITEKTRPIHVSGHPCRDELAQMYAWAKPSVAIPVHGERRHLLEHADFARELQVPHSVSVRNGDMVQIRSDGTASIVDEAPASRLHVDGNFIVDADAASMRERRKLAHAGQVTLSMAVSEKGEIVSGPEVRLQGVPEDDNMSLDDFADAMADEAERAFDRLSKRDRRDVERAEEEVRRAVRREANRIWGKKPWVEIMMLEV; from the coding sequence ATGAATCTCAATCTCTACGGCTACGGGCCGGAGGGAAAACAAAAATGGATCATCGTCGATTGCGGGGTCACTTTCGGCGATCTGACGACGCCGGGTGTCGACCTGATCATGCCTGATCCGCGCTTCATCGAAGAGCGGCGCGACGACCTGATCGGCATGGTGCTGACCCATGCGCACGAGGATCACATGGGCGCTGTTGCCCATTTGTGGCGCCGCCTGCGCTGTCCGATCTGGGCGACCCCCTTCACCGCCTGGCTGGTCCGTGACCGGCTGCGTGAGTACGGGCTTCTCGACGAGGTCGAGCTGCACGAGATGGCGCTGGATTGCCGCTTTGATCTGGGACCCTTCAACCTGCAATTGGTGACGCTGACCCACTCCATTCCCGAACCCAATGGCATCGCCATCCGCACGCCGGCCGGAATGGTGCTGCACACCGGCGACTGGAAGATCGACCCGGCGCCGATGATTGGCGAGGCGACTGATATCGACGCGCTGACCGCAATCGGCAATGAAGGCGTGCTGGCCATGGTCTGCGACAGCACGAATGTGTTCTCGCCGGGCGAGAGCGGTTCGGAAGGCGATGTCCGGGAAGAGCTGATCAAGGTCGTCGGCGAGTGCAAGACCGGCAAGGTGGCGATCGCGTCGTTCGCCTCCAATGTCGCGCGACTGCAATCCTCCATCGAGGCCGCCGAGGCCAATGGCCGCCGCGTCTGTCTGGTGGGCCGCTCGATGCACCGCATGACGGCTGCCGCCAAGGCTGTCGGCATGTTGAAGCATGTGAAGGATTTCGTCAGCGAAGAAGAGGCGTCGTCCTTCCCGGCCTCCAAGATTCTCTACCTGTGCACCGGATCACAAGGTGAGCCGCGCGCCGCCCTGTCACGCATCGCGGCGGGCAATCACCGCAATGTCTCGCTGAGCAGGGACGACACCGTCATTTTCTCGAGCCGTGTCATTCCGGGCAATGAGCTGGGAATTTTCGAGCTGCAGAACCAGCTGGCCGAGCGTGGTGTTCATATCATCACCGAGAAGACCCGGCCGATCCATGTCTCCGGCCATCCCTGCCGCGACGAGCTGGCGCAGATGTATGCCTGGGCCAAGCCGAGTGTGGCCATCCCCGTGCACGGCGAGCGCCGTCACCTGCTCGAGCATGCCGATTTTGCCCGTGAGCTGCAGGTGCCGCATTCGGTCTCCGTGCGCAATGGCGACATGGTGCAGATACGCTCCGACGGCACCGCCTCGATTGTCGACGAGGCGCCGGCCAGCCGGCTGCATGTTGATGGCAATTTCATCGTCGATGCCGACGCCGCCTCGATGCGCGAGCGCCGCAAGCTGGCCCATGCCGGTCAGGTGACCCTGTCGATGGCGGTCAGCGAGAAGGGCGAGATTGTCTCGGGCCCGGAAGTGCGCCTGCAGGGTGTGCCGGAAGACGACAACATGTCCCTCGATGATTTCGCCGACGCCATGGCCGACGAGGCCGAACGTGCCTTCGACCGCCTGTCCAAGCGCGACCGCCGCGATGTCGAGCGGGCCGAGGAAGAAGTCCGCCGCGCGGTCCGCCGCGAGGCCAACCGCATCTGGGGCAAGAAGCCCTGGGTCGAGATCATGATGCTGGAAGTCTGA
- the mce gene encoding methylmalonyl-CoA epimerase produces the protein MKIGRLNHVGVAVPDIEAAKKTYAALYGATQATETKDFPHLGVRVAFVHLDNSEIELIEPCGEASPIHKFLERNPKGGQHHICFEVPDIIAARDAMRERGATVLGTGEPYIGAHCVPVIFVHPKDSHGQLIELMQEPAR, from the coding sequence ATGAAGATCGGACGTTTGAACCATGTCGGCGTGGCCGTTCCCGATATCGAGGCGGCCAAAAAGACCTATGCCGCGCTCTATGGCGCGACCCAAGCGACCGAGACCAAGGATTTCCCTCATCTGGGTGTACGGGTCGCCTTTGTCCATCTCGACAATTCCGAGATCGAATTGATCGAGCCGTGCGGTGAGGCCAGCCCGATCCACAAATTCCTCGAGCGCAATCCCAAGGGCGGCCAGCACCATATCTGTTTTGAAGTGCCCGACATCATCGCTGCACGCGACGCCATGCGCGAGCGTGGCGCGACAGTGCTGGGTACGGGCGAACCCTATATCGGCGCCCATTGCGTGCCGGTGATCTTCGTTCACCCCAAGGACAGCCATGGCCAGCTGATCGAATTGATGCAGGAGCCAGCCCGATGA
- the nuoN gene encoding NADH-quinone oxidoreductase subunit NuoN — MTADMLSHDLSLLIPELVLAGGAMALLMLGVFLKGDGTEKLVQWLTVGLLAAAALAALFLVSGEGMAFNDSFVFDSLARFSKTAIGLVAAIAMLLAMPYLQAEKLGKIEYPVLVVLAVTGMMMMVSANDLIAMYMGIELQSLALYVLAAFNRDSLRASEAGLKYFVLGALSSGLLLYGASLVYGFAGSTGFGDIALAVESGSNIGLTVGLVFVICGLAFKVSAAPFHMWTPDVYEGAPTPVTAFFATAPKFAAIVLLARVLMEPFGAVVDQWRDVIWMIAVLSMAVGAFGALTQQNIKRLMAYSSISNMGYALVAVAAASQTGLWALLVFMVLYMVGAIGSFATILSMRTREGMVEQISDLAGLAQRNPGLGWSMTALMFSIGGLPFMVGFFGKFFVIYAAVQADLMILAVLAVLFSVVGAAYYLRIVKVIWFDSSEIEFVPSAVSTYWIARIAGLATVLLLPVLGWLVFRAYSVGLALL; from the coding sequence ATGACGGCGGACATGCTTTCCCACGACCTGTCGCTTCTCATTCCCGAGCTGGTGCTGGCCGGCGGCGCCATGGCGCTGCTGATGCTGGGCGTCTTCCTCAAGGGCGACGGGACCGAGAAACTGGTCCAGTGGCTGACCGTTGGCCTGCTGGCCGCGGCGGCACTGGCGGCGCTCTTCCTGGTGAGCGGTGAGGGCATGGCCTTCAATGACAGCTTCGTCTTTGACAGCCTGGCGCGTTTCTCCAAGACCGCCATCGGCCTTGTCGCGGCGATCGCCATGCTGCTGGCCATGCCGTATCTGCAGGCCGAGAAGCTGGGCAAGATCGAGTATCCGGTCCTGGTCGTGCTGGCTGTGACCGGCATGATGATGATGGTGTCGGCCAATGACCTGATTGCCATGTATATGGGCATCGAGCTGCAATCGCTGGCGCTGTACGTGCTCGCCGCCTTCAATCGCGACAGCCTGCGGGCGTCCGAGGCGGGGCTGAAATATTTCGTGCTCGGCGCGCTGTCCTCCGGCCTGCTGCTCTATGGTGCCTCGCTGGTCTATGGTTTCGCCGGCTCGACCGGTTTTGGCGACATCGCCCTGGCCGTCGAAAGCGGCAGCAATATCGGCCTCACCGTCGGCCTCGTCTTCGTGATCTGTGGTCTGGCCTTCAAGGTCTCGGCCGCGCCCTTCCACATGTGGACCCCGGACGTCTATGAAGGCGCGCCGACACCGGTCACCGCCTTCTTCGCAACGGCGCCGAAATTTGCCGCCATCGTGCTTTTGGCCCGCGTGCTCATGGAACCCTTCGGGGCTGTGGTCGACCAGTGGCGGGACGTGATCTGGATGATCGCGGTCCTGTCTATGGCTGTCGGTGCCTTCGGCGCCCTGACCCAGCAGAACATCAAGCGTCTGATGGCTTACTCGTCGATCAGCAATATGGGCTATGCCCTGGTTGCCGTAGCAGCGGCCAGCCAGACCGGCCTGTGGGCGCTGCTGGTCTTCATGGTGCTCTACATGGTCGGGGCCATCGGGTCCTTTGCCACCATCCTGTCGATGCGGACACGTGAGGGCATGGTCGAGCAGATTTCCGATCTCGCCGGTCTCGCCCAGCGCAATCCCGGCCTCGGCTGGTCGATGACCGCCCTGATGTTCTCGATCGGTGGCCTGCCTTTCATGGTCGGCTTTTTCGGCAAATTCTTCGTGATCTATGCCGCCGTGCAGGCCGATCTGATGATCCTCGCGGTCCTCGCCGTCCTGTTCTCTGTCGTGGGTGCGGCCTATTATCTGCGCATCGTGAAAGTGATCTGGTTCGACAGCTCGGAGATCGAGTTCGTACCGTCTGCGGTTTCGACTTACTGGATTGCCCGGATTGCCGGCCTGGCGACGGTGTTGCTGTTGCCCGTGCTCGGCTGGCTGGTCTTCCGCGCCTATTCGGTCGGGCTGGCGCTGCTCTAG
- a CDS encoding biotin--[acetyl-CoA-carboxylase] ligase, translating to MAQTQPQPRIEWIEETSSTNADIRERALAGERGPLWLAARRQTAGRGRRGRVWSGLTGNLFTTGLYTLQSDPGRAAELSFAAALAVAAVCDSATRDPSVTRLKWPNDALVHGRKVAGILLESGPAPEGGLWLAVGIGINLAAAPDDVERPATSLDRHGATLSPDAALETLVNAFERERQAWQLGGFGPIRDRWLTRAHGLGQPCEARLEGETVKGVFADLGPDGALRLDLVGGGRRYISAGDVFFPDAG from the coding sequence TTGGCACAGACCCAGCCCCAGCCTCGTATCGAGTGGATCGAGGAAACAAGCTCGACCAATGCCGATATCCGGGAGCGGGCCCTGGCCGGTGAGCGTGGCCCGTTATGGCTGGCCGCTCGCCGCCAGACCGCGGGCCGTGGCCGGCGCGGGCGGGTCTGGAGCGGGCTGACCGGTAATCTTTTCACGACCGGCCTGTACACGCTGCAATCTGATCCCGGCCGGGCGGCCGAGTTGTCCTTCGCCGCTGCCCTGGCCGTTGCGGCGGTCTGCGACAGCGCCACGCGGGACCCGTCGGTGACGCGCCTGAAATGGCCCAATGACGCGCTCGTGCATGGCCGCAAGGTGGCGGGCATCCTGCTCGAGAGCGGTCCGGCGCCCGAGGGCGGTCTGTGGCTGGCGGTCGGCATCGGCATCAATCTGGCTGCTGCACCTGACGATGTTGAGCGTCCGGCGACGTCGCTGGACCGGCATGGCGCAACCCTGTCGCCCGACGCCGCACTCGAGACCCTGGTGAACGCCTTCGAGCGTGAGCGTCAGGCCTGGCAATTGGGCGGCTTCGGTCCGATCCGCGATCGCTGGCTGACCCGGGCCCACGGGCTTGGCCAGCCCTGCGAAGCACGGCTCGAGGGCGAGACAGTCAAGGGCGTCTTTGCGGACCTCGGGCCCGATGGCGCGCTGCGACTGGACTTGGTTGGCGGCGGTCGCCGGTATATCTCCGCAGGAGACGTGTTTTTCCCGGATGCGGGATGA
- the nuoK gene encoding NADH-quinone oxidoreductase subunit NuoK has translation MDVGLGHYLAVAGVLFTIGVFGIFVNRKNVIILLMSVELILLSVNVNLVAFSAFLGDLAGQVFALFVLTVAAAEAAVGLAILVVYFRNRGDISVEGVNLMKG, from the coding sequence ATGGACGTCGGACTGGGACATTATCTCGCCGTCGCCGGTGTGCTCTTCACCATCGGTGTCTTCGGCATTTTCGTGAACCGCAAGAATGTCATCATCCTGTTGATGTCGGTCGAGCTGATCCTGCTCTCCGTCAATGTCAACCTGGTGGCCTTCTCGGCCTTCCTCGGCGATCTCGCCGGGCAGGTCTTCGCGCTTTTCGTCCTGACCGTGGCGGCCGCCGAGGCGGCGGTCGGTCTGGCCATTCTCGTCGTCTATTTCCGCAACCGGGGTGATATCTCGGTTGAGGGCGTCAACCTGATGAAGGGCTAG
- a CDS encoding DUF1467 family protein: MTRFLPYLPVALAAIFWLKGFFVRDGGVGIVNGLVVFLIVWWLFFFTMLPIGVRSQEEAGDVVAGSEPGAPQAPNLKRKMWWTTIATSIVWIAYFLITESGVMEQFMPQSLFS, encoded by the coding sequence ATGACCCGCTTCCTGCCGTACCTGCCAGTCGCCCTGGCTGCCATATTCTGGCTGAAGGGCTTTTTCGTCCGGGATGGCGGTGTCGGAATCGTCAACGGGCTGGTCGTCTTCCTGATCGTCTGGTGGCTGTTCTTCTTCACCATGCTGCCGATCGGCGTGCGTTCGCAGGAGGAGGCCGGCGATGTGGTGGCCGGTTCCGAGCCCGGCGCACCACAAGCGCCCAATCTGAAGCGCAAGATGTGGTGGACCACCATCGCCACCTCGATTGTCTGGATCGCCTATTTCCTGATCACCGAGAGCGGTGTGATGGAGCAATTCATGCCGCAAAGCCTGTTCAGCTAG
- a CDS encoding NADH-quinone oxidoreductase subunit M, translating into MFGEFEAFLSILTFVPALGALVIAIFRFTARSEDQSLIDRNSRWVAWLATMVTLGMSVLLLANFDAEATGFQFVHEVTWLEQIGLGYRMGVDGLSILFVVLTAFLMPICIMASGAIKTRVADYMIAFLLLETMVIGVFCALDLVLFYIFFEGGLIPMFIIIGVWGGQNRVYAAFKFFLYTLLGSVLMLVAMIVMFLQAGTTDVTVLLETEFARNAQMWMWLAFFASFAVKMPMWPVHTWLPDAHVQAPTAGSVILAGVLLKLGGYGFLRFSLPMFPEASDYFAPMVFVLSIIAIIYTSLVAFRQTDIKKLIAYSSVAHMGFVTMGLFAMNETGVQGAIFQMISHGVISGALFLCVGVIYDRMHTREIAFYGGLVHRMPVFAAIFGLFAMANVGLPGTSGFVGEIMTMVGAFQVSWWIATGAAVGVILSAMYMLTVYRDVVFGEITNPKLETITDLNRMEWLIFIPLIIGTLLLGVFSTLITDVTATAVDHLLSNYDAALAASAQ; encoded by the coding sequence ATGTTCGGCGAATTTGAAGCCTTCCTGTCGATCCTGACGTTCGTTCCGGCGCTTGGCGCGCTGGTCATTGCGATCTTCCGGTTCACGGCCCGCTCAGAGGACCAGAGCCTGATCGACCGTAATTCGCGCTGGGTGGCCTGGCTGGCCACCATGGTGACGCTTGGCATGTCGGTTCTGCTTCTGGCCAATTTTGATGCCGAGGCGACCGGATTCCAGTTTGTCCACGAAGTGACCTGGCTCGAGCAGATTGGTCTGGGTTACCGGATGGGTGTTGACGGCCTGTCGATCCTGTTCGTCGTCCTGACCGCCTTCCTGATGCCGATCTGCATCATGGCGTCGGGCGCGATCAAGACCCGCGTCGCCGACTACATGATCGCCTTCCTGCTGCTGGAAACCATGGTCATCGGCGTGTTCTGCGCGCTCGACCTGGTGCTCTTCTACATCTTCTTCGAAGGCGGCCTGATCCCGATGTTCATCATCATCGGTGTCTGGGGCGGACAGAACCGCGTCTATGCGGCGTTCAAATTCTTCCTCTACACCCTGCTCGGCTCGGTGCTGATGCTGGTCGCCATGATCGTGATGTTCCTGCAGGCCGGCACGACCGATGTCACCGTTCTGCTGGAGACCGAGTTCGCCCGCAATGCCCAGATGTGGATGTGGCTGGCCTTCTTCGCCTCCTTCGCGGTGAAGATGCCGATGTGGCCGGTCCATACCTGGCTGCCCGATGCCCACGTGCAGGCGCCGACCGCTGGTTCGGTCATTCTGGCCGGCGTATTGTTGAAGCTGGGCGGCTATGGCTTCCTGCGCTTCTCCCTGCCGATGTTCCCGGAGGCGAGTGATTATTTCGCGCCAATGGTCTTCGTGCTGTCGATCATCGCCATCATCTACACCTCCCTGGTGGCTTTCCGGCAGACCGATATCAAGAAGCTGATCGCCTACTCCTCGGTCGCCCATATGGGCTTCGTGACCATGGGCCTGTTCGCGATGAATGAGACCGGTGTGCAGGGCGCGATCTTCCAGATGATCTCGCACGGCGTGATCTCCGGTGCGCTCTTCCTGTGTGTCGGCGTCATCTATGACCGCATGCACACCCGCGAGATCGCCTTCTATGGCGGGCTGGTTCACAGGATGCCGGTTTTCGCGGCGATCTTCGGCCTGTTTGCCATGGCCAATGTCGGACTGCCGGGCACCTCCGGCTTTGTCGGTGAGATCATGACCATGGTCGGCGCCTTCCAGGTCAGCTGGTGGATTGCCACCGGCGCCGCGGTCGGTGTGATCCTGTCGGCCATGTACATGCTGACCGTCTATCGCGATGTCGTGTTCGGCGAGATCACCAATCCCAAGCTCGAGACCATTACCGATCTCAACCGGATGGAGTGGCTGATCTTCATCCCCTTGATCATCGGTACGCTGCTGCTCGGCGTGTTCTCGACCCTGATCACGGATGTCACCGCAACCGCGGTTGATCATCTGCTTTCCAATTATGATGCGGCGCTTGCCGCATCGGCCCAGTAG
- the nuoI gene encoding NADH-quinone oxidoreductase subunit NuoI has translation MGRIQQAFRGALLMDFWSAFGLGMRYFFAKKATLNYPFEKGPLSPRFRGQHALRRYANGEERCIACKLCEAICPAQAITIEAEPRSDGSRRTTRYDIDMTKCIYCGYCQEACPVDAIVEGPNFEFAAETREELFYDKAKLLENGDRWEREIAKNLELDAPYR, from the coding sequence ATGGGACGCATTCAACAAGCATTTCGCGGCGCGCTCCTGATGGACTTCTGGTCCGCATTCGGGCTCGGCATGCGCTATTTCTTCGCCAAGAAGGCGACGCTGAACTACCCGTTCGAAAAGGGTCCGCTCAGCCCGCGTTTCCGCGGCCAGCACGCCCTGCGCCGCTATGCCAATGGCGAGGAGCGCTGCATTGCCTGCAAGCTGTGCGAAGCCATCTGTCCGGCCCAGGCGATCACCATCGAGGCCGAGCCGCGCTCTGACGGCTCGCGCCGGACCACGCGCTACGACATCGACATGACCAAATGCATCTATTGCGGTTACTGCCAGGAGGCATGCCCGGTCGATGCAATCGTGGAAGGCCCGAATTTCGAATTCGCCGCCGAAACCCGCGAAGAACTTTTCTACGACAAGGCAAAACTGCTCGAGAACGGCGATCGCTGGGAACGGGAAATTGCCAAGAACCTGGAACTCGACGCGCCTTACCGCTGA
- the nuoL gene encoding NADH-quinone oxidoreductase subunit L — protein MAPIIVFGPLIASAFAGLLGNHVGHRAAQIVTTFFVVLSFVLSVITFFDVTYGGNAQTIHLATWMSVGAFDVSWAIKLDSLSAVMLVVVTSVSSLVHIYSWGYMEHDPHKARFFSYLSLFTFAMLSLVTADNFLQLFFGWEGVGLASYLLIGFWYKKKSANDAAIKAFVTNRVGDFGFALGIMAIFYVFGSVSFDDVFAGVSEHRDTVLAFAGMELNAIELIAFLLFIGAMGKSAQFFLHVWLPDAMEGPTPVSALIHAATMVTAGVFLVCRAFPIFQDAEAASAFVTVIGATTALFAATVGVAQNDIKRVVAYSTCSQLGYMFFAAGLGLYGAAMFHLFTHAFFKALLFLGSGAVIHGVHDEQDMRKMGGLYKMMPMTWLMMLIGTVALTGVGFSFGMLGLLPWDLGFAGFFSKDAIIEGAFMAGREGVFFGIPAFWIGCVAALLTSFYSWRLIFMTFHGTYRGPKDVYDHAHDPKFAMAMPLVVLAVGAILAGGIFKADFIGERASAFWHDAMPSAAHGEAVAGGHGDDHAEAGDHAVVDDHAAQAGHDAPPAHAAADDHAVVDDHGEAGEGDHGGGHHPPTWVLLSPFFATLTGFGLAIWFYLINEGMGARIAARGGPLHSFLYNKWYVDEIYHFLFVRGAKALGDLFWKIGDVKIIDGLGPNGVAGTTLAAARRLAKGQSGFLYHYAFVMLIGVLGFTLWIMIGQGGL, from the coding sequence ATGGCACCCATTATCGTCTTCGGGCCGCTGATCGCTTCGGCCTTTGCCGGTCTTCTCGGCAATCATGTCGGCCACCGCGCGGCGCAGATCGTCACCACTTTCTTCGTGGTGCTGTCCTTCGTCCTGTCGGTGATCACCTTCTTTGACGTCACCTATGGCGGCAATGCCCAGACCATTCACCTCGCGACCTGGATGAGCGTTGGCGCGTTTGACGTCTCCTGGGCGATCAAGCTGGACAGCCTGTCCGCGGTGATGCTGGTCGTGGTGACCTCGGTCTCCTCGCTCGTGCACATTTATTCCTGGGGCTATATGGAGCACGACCCGCACAAGGCGCGCTTCTTCTCCTACCTGTCGCTCTTCACCTTCGCGATGCTGTCGCTGGTGACCGCCGACAACTTCCTTCAGCTCTTCTTCGGCTGGGAAGGCGTGGGGCTGGCCTCCTATCTGCTGATCGGCTTCTGGTACAAGAAGAAGTCGGCCAATGATGCGGCCATCAAGGCCTTCGTGACCAACCGGGTCGGCGATTTCGGCTTTGCCCTGGGCATCATGGCGATCTTCTACGTCTTTGGCTCTGTCAGCTTTGACGACGTCTTCGCCGGTGTCTCCGAGCATCGCGACACGGTGCTGGCCTTTGCCGGCATGGAGCTCAACGCGATCGAGCTGATTGCCTTCCTGCTGTTCATCGGCGCGATGGGCAAGTCGGCCCAGTTCTTCCTGCATGTCTGGCTGCCGGACGCGATGGAAGGCCCGACGCCGGTCTCCGCCCTGATCCATGCCGCCACCATGGTCACCGCCGGTGTCTTCCTGGTCTGCCGGGCTTTCCCGATCTTCCAGGACGCCGAAGCGGCCTCGGCCTTCGTCACCGTGATCGGTGCGACCACGGCATTGTTCGCAGCGACGGTCGGTGTGGCGCAGAACGACATCAAGCGCGTGGTCGCCTATTCGACCTGTTCGCAGCTTGGCTACATGTTCTTTGCTGCCGGTCTGGGCCTTTATGGCGCCGCCATGTTCCACCTGTTCACGCACGCCTTCTTCAAGGCGCTGTTATTCCTCGGCTCCGGCGCGGTGATCCACGGCGTTCATGACGAGCAGGACATGCGCAAGATGGGCGGCCTCTACAAGATGATGCCGATGACCTGGCTGATGATGCTCATCGGTACGGTCGCACTGACCGGCGTCGGCTTCTCCTTCGGGATGCTGGGCCTGTTGCCCTGGGATCTGGGCTTTGCCGGTTTCTTCTCGAAAGATGCGATCATCGAGGGGGCCTTCATGGCCGGCCGCGAAGGTGTCTTCTTCGGCATCCCGGCCTTCTGGATCGGCTGTGTCGCGGCGTTGTTGACCAGCTTCTACTCCTGGCGCCTGATCTTCATGACCTTCCACGGCACCTATCGCGGTCCCAAGGATGTGTATGACCACGCCCATGACCCCAAATTCGCCATGGCAATGCCGCTGGTGGTGCTGGCGGTGGGCGCGATCCTGGCCGGTGGCATTTTCAAGGCCGACTTCATCGGCGAGCGGGCGTCCGCCTTCTGGCATGACGCCATGCCGTCAGCTGCGCACGGCGAGGCCGTTGCCGGTGGTCATGGTGATGACCATGCTGAAGCCGGTGATCACGCGGTGGTCGATGATCATGCGGCGCAAGCCGGCCATGACGCGCCGCCGGCGCACGCGGCGGCGGATGACCATGCCGTGGTCGATGATCATGGTGAGGCCGGTGAGGGCGATCATGGCGGTGGTCATCATCCGCCGACCTGGGTCTTGCTGTCGCCCTTCTTTGCCACGCTGACCGGTTTCGGGCTCGCGATCTGGTTCTACCTGATCAATGAGGGCATGGGCGCCCGCATCGCCGCGCGCGGTGGTCCGCTCCATTCCTTCCTCTACAACAAGTGGTATGTCGACGAGATCTACCATTTCCTCTTCGTCCGCGGTGCCAAGGCACTCGGTGACCTGTTCTGGAAAATCGGTGATGTGAAGATCATCGACGGGCTGGGTCCCAATGGTGTGGCCGGCACGACGCTGGCCGCGGCGCGCCGCCTGGCCAAGGGCCAGTCCGGTTTCCTCTACCACTACGCATTCGTCATGCTGATCGGCGTCCTGGGCTTCACGCTCTGGATCATGATCGGGCAAGGGGGTCTTTAA
- a CDS encoding NADH-quinone oxidoreductase subunit J, which produces MLANLAFWAFSGVAILSALMVVIARNPVRSVLFLILAFFSAAGLFVLLGAEFLAMLLIVVYVGAVAVLFLFVVMMLDVDFTELKQGFLSYLPLGGLVAIILAVELGMIGMTWQASEQAMALRDAAIPDGLTNVEALGLVIYDQYVYFFQAAGLVLLVAMIGAIVLTLRHKPGVRRQSVSAQVARDRKDAVTMHDIKPGQGIGE; this is translated from the coding sequence ATGCTCGCTAACCTGGCTTTCTGGGCCTTTTCCGGAGTGGCGATTTTGTCGGCCTTGATGGTCGTCATTGCCCGCAACCCGGTGCGGTCGGTCTTGTTCCTGATCCTGGCCTTCTTCTCGGCGGCCGGGCTCTTCGTGCTGCTCGGCGCCGAATTCCTCGCCATGCTGCTGATCGTTGTCTATGTCGGCGCGGTCGCGGTCTTGTTCCTCTTCGTCGTGATGATGCTGGACGTCGATTTCACCGAGCTGAAACAGGGCTTTTTGAGCTATCTGCCACTGGGCGGTCTGGTCGCCATCATCCTGGCGGTCGAGCTGGGCATGATCGGCATGACCTGGCAGGCCTCCGAGCAGGCGATGGCGCTGCGCGATGCGGCCATTCCCGACGGGCTGACCAATGTCGAGGCGCTCGGCCTCGTGATCTATGACCAATATGTCTATTTTTTCCAGGCTGCGGGCCTGGTGCTGTTGGTCGCCATGATCGGCGCCATCGTGCTGACCCTGCGCCACAAGCCGGGCGTGCGCCGCCAGAGCGTTTCGGCCCAGGTCGCCCGCGACCGCAAGGACGCCGTGACCATGCATGATATCAAGCCGGGACAGGGGATTGGGGAATGA
- a CDS encoding type III pantothenate kinase, with protein MLLAIDCGNTNTLFAIHDGNDWVAQWRSGTDSTRTADEHAVWLSQLMGLQGRSFADITACVISTVVPQALFNLRNLSRRYFKAEPVIVGEPGVRMDIEVRLDRPQDAGADRLVNALGARAVYDGALIIIDSGTATTFDVIAADGAFEGGIIAPGINLSMQALHGAAAKLPRVAIAKPARVMGKDTVSAMQSGVFWGYIDLIDGLVQRLKSEYAQPMTVVATGGVVSLFDGASKAIDHYDADLTIRGLLEVWKLNGGADT; from the coding sequence ATGCTGCTCGCGATCGATTGCGGCAACACCAATACACTGTTTGCCATTCATGACGGCAATGACTGGGTCGCCCAATGGCGTTCGGGAACCGATTCGACCCGGACCGCTGACGAACATGCGGTCTGGCTGTCCCAGCTCATGGGCTTGCAAGGGCGCAGCTTTGCCGACATCACCGCCTGCGTGATCTCGACGGTGGTGCCGCAGGCCCTGTTCAACCTGCGAAACCTGTCGCGTCGCTATTTCAAGGCCGAGCCGGTGATCGTCGGTGAGCCGGGCGTCCGCATGGACATCGAGGTCCGCCTGGACCGTCCGCAGGATGCCGGTGCTGACCGCCTGGTGAACGCACTCGGCGCCCGCGCGGTCTATGACGGCGCCCTGATCATCATCGACAGCGGCACGGCGACGACGTTCGATGTGATCGCGGCAGATGGCGCCTTTGAAGGCGGGATCATTGCCCCGGGCATCAACCTGTCCATGCAGGCCCTGCATGGCGCCGCGGCCAAGCTGCCGCGTGTCGCCATTGCCAAACCGGCGCGTGTGATGGGCAAGGATACGGTGTCGGCCATGCAGTCCGGCGTGTTCTGGGGCTATATCGACCTGATTGACGGGCTGGTCCAGCGGCTCAAGAGCGAGTACGCCCAACCCATGACCGTGGTTGCGACCGGCGGGGTCGTCTCGCTGTTTGACGGCGCCTCGAAGGCGATCGACCACTATGACGCGGATCTGACCATTCGCGGTCTTCTTGAAGTCTGGAAACTCAATGGCGGTGCCGATACGTGA